From one Lasioglossum baleicum chromosome 11, iyLasBale1, whole genome shotgun sequence genomic stretch:
- the LOC143213555 gene encoding putative choline-phosphate cytidylyltransferase isoform X1, producing MSRKRAREETMLNSTSYSNIQNGESASCSTEDSQIYPLVTMTWGTNRTSNNESDQISLKKHNSEISVCYKELPSICKEAPFSDDAEAIAERSVCDYNIRITLKMAKSGKAPRKVRVYADGIYDLFHQGHARQLLQAKNIFPNVYLIVGVCNDELTHSKKGRTVMTDGERYDAVRHCRYVDEVVKDAPWELDDEFITKHKIDFVAHDDIPYMTDDSTDVYAALKAKGMFVATQRTEGVSTSDIVARIVKDYDIYVRRNLARGYSAKELNVSFLNEKKFRLQNKFDDLKDKGKRVMENIGEKRMDMISKWEEKSRDFIDAFLLLFGREGRLSTIWNESKGRLMQALSPPASPKRDGSPNSSNSSNNEEDQTSPPPKKTGRFEFSGDNYYLSDDYSDDEEANLQSK from the exons ATGTCTAGAAAACGTGCTAGAGAAGAAACTATGTTAAATTCTACGTCATACTCGAATATTCAAAACGGAGAAAGTGCATCTTGTTCTACAGAAGACTCGCAAATTTATCCT TTGGTGACAATGACTTGGGGGACCAACAGGACATCAAATAATGAATCAGATCAAATTTCACTGAAAAAACATAATAGTGAAATTTCAGTTTGCTACAAAGAACTTCCA TCTATATGCAAGGAAGCCCCTTTCAGCGATGATGCTGAAGCAATCGCTGAAAGAAGCGTATGTGATTATAATATTCGTATTACattgaaaatggcaaaaagtggTAAAG CTCCTAGGAAAGTCAGGGTTTATGCAGATGGTATTTATGATCTATTTCATCAAGGACATGCACGGCAGCTTCTACAAGCAAAAAACATTTTCCCAAATGTGTACCTTATTGTTGGAG TTTGTAATGATGAGCTTACTCACAGTAAAAAAGGTAGAACAGTGATGACTGATGGCGAAAGGTATGATGCAGTAAGGCATTGTCGATATGTAGATGAAGTAGTCAAAGACGCTCCATGGGAGTTGGATGATGAGTTTATCACAAAACATAAG ATTGATTTTGTTGCGCATGATGATATACCTTACATGACGGATGATAGTACAGACGTGTATGCTGCTTTGAAAGCAAAAGGTATGTTTGTAGCTACACAAAGAACAGAAGGAGTATCGACATCAGATATTGTAGCCAGAATAGTTAAGGATTATGATATTTACGTAAGAAGAAATCTTGCTCGAGGTTACAGTGCCAAAGAACTTAATGTTTCTTTCCTCAAT GAAAAGAAATTTCGGTTGCAGAATAAATTTGATGATTTGAAAGATAAAGGGAAACGTGTTATGGAAAACATTGGTGAAAAACGTATGGATATGATTAGCAAATGGGAAGAAAAATCTCGAGATTTTATTGATGCTTTTTTGTTACTGTTTGGCAGAGAGGGCAGATTG TCAACAATCTGGAATGAAAGTAAAGGTCGTTTGATGCAAGCACTATCTCCTCCTGCAAGTCCAAAAAGGGATGGCAGTCCAAATAGCAGTAATAGCAGCAATAATGAGGAAGATCAAACAAG TCCACCACCAAAAAAGACTGGCCGTTTTGAGTTTTCAGgagataattattatttaagcgACGACTACAGCGACGATGAAGAGGCAAATTTACAATCCAAATGA
- the LOC143213555 gene encoding choline-phosphate cytidylyltransferase A isoform X2, producing the protein MSRKRAREETMLNSTSYSNIQNGESASCSTEDSQIYPSICKEAPFSDDAEAIAERSVCDYNIRITLKMAKSGKAPRKVRVYADGIYDLFHQGHARQLLQAKNIFPNVYLIVGVCNDELTHSKKGRTVMTDGERYDAVRHCRYVDEVVKDAPWELDDEFITKHKIDFVAHDDIPYMTDDSTDVYAALKAKGMFVATQRTEGVSTSDIVARIVKDYDIYVRRNLARGYSAKELNVSFLNEKKFRLQNKFDDLKDKGKRVMENIGEKRMDMISKWEEKSRDFIDAFLLLFGREGRLSTIWNESKGRLMQALSPPASPKRDGSPNSSNSSNNEEDQTSPPPKKTGRFEFSGDNYYLSDDYSDDEEANLQSK; encoded by the exons ATGTCTAGAAAACGTGCTAGAGAAGAAACTATGTTAAATTCTACGTCATACTCGAATATTCAAAACGGAGAAAGTGCATCTTGTTCTACAGAAGACTCGCAAATTTATCCT TCTATATGCAAGGAAGCCCCTTTCAGCGATGATGCTGAAGCAATCGCTGAAAGAAGCGTATGTGATTATAATATTCGTATTACattgaaaatggcaaaaagtggTAAAG CTCCTAGGAAAGTCAGGGTTTATGCAGATGGTATTTATGATCTATTTCATCAAGGACATGCACGGCAGCTTCTACAAGCAAAAAACATTTTCCCAAATGTGTACCTTATTGTTGGAG TTTGTAATGATGAGCTTACTCACAGTAAAAAAGGTAGAACAGTGATGACTGATGGCGAAAGGTATGATGCAGTAAGGCATTGTCGATATGTAGATGAAGTAGTCAAAGACGCTCCATGGGAGTTGGATGATGAGTTTATCACAAAACATAAG ATTGATTTTGTTGCGCATGATGATATACCTTACATGACGGATGATAGTACAGACGTGTATGCTGCTTTGAAAGCAAAAGGTATGTTTGTAGCTACACAAAGAACAGAAGGAGTATCGACATCAGATATTGTAGCCAGAATAGTTAAGGATTATGATATTTACGTAAGAAGAAATCTTGCTCGAGGTTACAGTGCCAAAGAACTTAATGTTTCTTTCCTCAAT GAAAAGAAATTTCGGTTGCAGAATAAATTTGATGATTTGAAAGATAAAGGGAAACGTGTTATGGAAAACATTGGTGAAAAACGTATGGATATGATTAGCAAATGGGAAGAAAAATCTCGAGATTTTATTGATGCTTTTTTGTTACTGTTTGGCAGAGAGGGCAGATTG TCAACAATCTGGAATGAAAGTAAAGGTCGTTTGATGCAAGCACTATCTCCTCCTGCAAGTCCAAAAAGGGATGGCAGTCCAAATAGCAGTAATAGCAGCAATAATGAGGAAGATCAAACAAG TCCACCACCAAAAAAGACTGGCCGTTTTGAGTTTTCAGgagataattattatttaagcgACGACTACAGCGACGATGAAGAGGCAAATTTACAATCCAAATGA